The Actinomycetota bacterium genome contains the following window.
TCAAGGATGCCTCGCACGAGGAACTCCGCTCCCTGGCGCAAGACCAAGGAATGCGTACGCTACGGCAGGAAGCGTTGAGGCTGGTGGCCGAGGACACAACGACGATCTCGGAGGTTGTTCGGGCCATCTACGTCCTCTGAGGAGTGGGGGCCATGTCCCGATTCAGTTTCATCGCACGGGCCGAAGACGGAACCGAGGTCAAGGGCCAGATCGAATCCGATACCTTGGCCGGCGCGCGTCTGAGTCTCGCCGAGCGCAAGCTCGAACCCATCGAGGTGCAAGAGAAGAAGAGACTGTTCTCCTTCGAGATCTCGAAGAAGAAGATTCCTCGCACCGACATCATGCACTTCTCGCGGCAGCTGGCCGCGTTCATCCGCGCCGGGATTCCGATCTTGGATGCGATGGAGGTCATCGGCGAGGAGTCCGGCAACCCCGCGCTTCGCCAGATGCTTCGAGAGGTGCGCGAGGCCCTTCGCGGGGGGTCGACTCTGTCGGCAGCGATCGGGCAGCACGGCCGCCACTTCCCAACGTTCTACGTCGACATGCTGCGGTCTGCCGAGATGACAGGGCATCTGGATCAGGTTCTCGATCAGCTCTCGCGCTACATCGAGCGCGACCTCGAAGCCCGACGCAAGATCCGCTCTGCGCTGGCCTACCCCATGGTCATCTTGGTGATGAGCGTGGTGACCGTCGTGATCCTGACAGCATTCGTGTTGCCTCGGTTCGAGAAGTTCTTCGAGTCGCTCGACGCGCAGTTGCCGCTGACGACACGGATGCTGCTGTCATTCTCGCGGTTCGTCTCGCACTGGTGGTGGGCGTTGTTCCTCGGGGGCCTGCTCTTGGGGACGGCGCTGTATCTGGCGGGACGGACGACGTGGGGCCGTGAGTTGAAGGACAAGTCGCTGCTGCGTTTCCCCGTAGCCGGAGAAGTCGTTCGTTACTCGATTCTGGAACGCTTTTGTCGGATCCTGGGCTCGATGGTCCAAGCCGGTGTGCCCCTTCCCGAGGCCATGGAGGTTGTGGCCGAGGGAACGAAGAACATCGTTTACGAGCGAGGCTTGGCGGCTGTCCGCAACGCGATGCTGCAGGGCGAAGGGATTTCGCGCCCGATGGTGCGCAGTCAGTTGTTTCCGCCCTCGGTCACTCAGATGGTCCGGGTCGGCGAGGACACGGGAACCCTCGACGAGCAGTTAGCGACCGCGGCGGCTTTTTATGACCAAGAACTGGACTACAAGATCAAGCGATTGACGACGCTGTTCGAGCCTGTCGTCATCATCTTCATGGGGCTGGTGGTTGGGTTCGTGGCGGTGGCGCTGATTTCGGCGATGTACGGCATCTTCAACCAGACCGGCAAGATCTAATGTTTCGGCGGCGCGGGTCGTGCGGCGAGGCGGGAGTCACTCTCGTCGAGGTGCTCGTCACGGTGGTGATCCTCGGCATGGCGTTTGCCGCGATCGTCGGCGCAATGGGCACGTCGATCCTCGCGTCGGACATCCATCGCAAACAGGCGACATCGGAGGTCGTCCTTCGTGACTACGCCGAAACTCTGGCGGCCGCGTCGTACGTCACGTGCGGAACGACGTCGTCTTACGAAGCGGTGTCGTTCACGCCGCCTACCGGATTCACGGTGTCGGTCACAGCCGTGGAGTACTACACGTCCGCGACACAGACCTTCGAGTCGTCCTATGGGACGTGTCCGGTGTCGGACTCGGGGTTGCAGCGGCTGTCGCTGAGAGTGGTGTCCGACGACGCGCGCGCGACCGAAACGCTGCAGATCGTCAAGCGGAGTGTGTGATGCGTCGCGACGAGGGATTCACACTGGTCGAGCTGGTTATCACAATGGTGATTCTGGGGATCATCGGCGCAGCCATCTCGACCGCGATCGTCGTGGGCTTGCGCACGACGGACGCGACGCAGACCCGACTCGCGCAGTCCCATGATCGGCAGATGACTCCCGCGTTCTTCATCACGGACGTGCAGAGTTCCGACGACGTATCTCTGTCGGACACCACTTGCTCGGGCGTGATCCCGGTCGTGCGGTTCCAATGGACGGACCAGGGCGTCGTCAAGGTAGCCGCGTACGCGATCGTTGCCGCGGAGAACGAGCGACAACTGCGCAGGTACTACTGCGAGGACTCGGTTGTGATCAACACGAGTTCCGTCGTTCACAATCTGTCGGTATCGGTGAATCCCGTTTTGGTGTGTACGCCCGCGTGCCCGGGCACCTCGACGCCGTCGAAGGTGACGCTCACGATTACCGATACCAGTGGCGCCTCGTTCGACGTGGTCGGCTCGCGGAGGGTCGGATGAGCCGGCGGCCGTTCCGCGGAATCCTGACGCTTCGGCGAGCGCGCGCCGGCAGCGAGGAAGGGATGGCGCTCGTTCTGGCGTTGGTCTTCCTTTCGCTGTTCGGCATTGCGATCGCGTCGCTGCTTGGATTCGCCGAGGCCAGTTTTCGCACGACGATCGCGGTGCGCGAGCAGCGTGCCGCGGTGTACGCCGCCGAGGGCGCGGTCCAAGGCGGGATCAACAGCATTCGTGGGAACTTGGCCCAGGGGCAGGACCCGGCGGGCGGCGGGACGTGTACATCGTTCTCCCTCCCGTCGACGAACGGCGTGTCGGCGACCACGACGTGCACCGGGCAAAGCGGGAGCGGAACGATTCCGGGTCCCAACCCCAACAACCACCCGCCGAACGCGATCCTGACGCTCAGCACGGACTCGACGGAGAACGGGATCGAACAGGCTGCTGCTGCTTCGAGCCTCGCCGTCAGCGGGCCGGTCTTTTCCCACTCGAACATCACGGCTAGCGGACTGCTGTCGACGATAGCCGTGACGGGGCAGGTCTCGGCGGTCGGGGACTGTTTGGGCACCATCACTTCAACGGTCCCCCCCTTGAAGTGCGCCAACAAGTCCGGCGGTGCGGCGAACCCGGCAGACGCGCCGGATCCGGACTACGCGAAGGCCACGGCGTCGGTCCCGACCTATCAGGCTGTGCCGTCGTGCCCGGGTCCTGCGTCGATCATTACGTTCACTCCCGGGATGTACGACGATGTGGTTGCGCTCAACGCGCTGACGAACGGCGCGTGCACGGGCGCTCTGCTGTACTTCCCGGCGGCGACCTCCCCTGCGGGCGTCGGCGTGTACTACTTCAACTTCCGCAACGGAAGCAGCGTGTGGACGATCAACGACGCAACGGTAAACGTCGTGGGCGGGACGCCGAAGAACTGGCTGCCGCTGCTTCCTCGTCCGATCGTTCCGATCCCCGGCGGCTGCAAGCTCGAGACCGACGCCGCCCCGAACGACGGCGTGCAGTTCATCTTCGGCAGGTCCAGTCGCATGGACGTGCAAGCCGGTATGGTCGAGTTGTGTGCGCAACCGGCGACGGCCGACCAGGAGATCGCCGTCTACGGACTCAAGACCGGATCCGGAACCTCAACGGCGGCCGCCTCCTTGGCTGGGTCGCACGATCCCGCTGCGACTTCCGGGTTTACCAACCCCACGCAGGGCGTGACCAACGATGCCTCCTCGGCGTGCTCGACGTCCACGTGCGCCTCCGCGTCGCTCACCGGTTCGAGCGCATACGAGACGCTCCGAGAATTCACGACGACACCGTCGTTGCCCGCAGGATCGCGCATCACGTCCGCGACGCT
Protein-coding sequences here:
- a CDS encoding type II secretion system F family protein, with product MSRFSFIARAEDGTEVKGQIESDTLAGARLSLAERKLEPIEVQEKKRLFSFEISKKKIPRTDIMHFSRQLAAFIRAGIPILDAMEVIGEESGNPALRQMLREVREALRGGSTLSAAIGQHGRHFPTFYVDMLRSAEMTGHLDQVLDQLSRYIERDLEARRKIRSALAYPMVILVMSVVTVVILTAFVLPRFEKFFESLDAQLPLTTRMLLSFSRFVSHWWWALFLGGLLLGTALYLAGRTTWGRELKDKSLLRFPVAGEVVRYSILERFCRILGSMVQAGVPLPEAMEVVAEGTKNIVYERGLAAVRNAMLQGEGISRPMVRSQLFPPSVTQMVRVGEDTGTLDEQLATAAAFYDQELDYKIKRLTTLFEPVVIIFMGLVVGFVAVALISAMYGIFNQTGKI
- a CDS encoding prepilin-type N-terminal cleavage/methylation domain-containing protein — its product is MFRRRGSCGEAGVTLVEVLVTVVILGMAFAAIVGAMGTSILASDIHRKQATSEVVLRDYAETLAAASYVTCGTTSSYEAVSFTPPTGFTVSVTAVEYYTSATQTFESSYGTCPVSDSGLQRLSLRVVSDDARATETLQIVKRSV
- a CDS encoding prepilin-type N-terminal cleavage/methylation domain-containing protein, which codes for MRRDEGFTLVELVITMVILGIIGAAISTAIVVGLRTTDATQTRLAQSHDRQMTPAFFITDVQSSDDVSLSDTTCSGVIPVVRFQWTDQGVVKVAAYAIVAAENERQLRRYYCEDSVVINTSSVVHNLSVSVNPVLVCTPACPGTSTPSKVTLTITDTSGASFDVVGSRRVG